The DNA window AGGACATTGTCAATTTAACTGTCACCCTGGGGGGAGAGATGCCCCAAGAATCTCTGGACATGGATGCTGAGATGCCAGTGTACAAGTTAGTTGTGTGCTCGTCCCTCCTTGTTGCTGCCATTGTTAACCTTGGGCCTGTGTATACCATTGCTTTGTGCCGGCCAGGTGCTAACTCATGGTTTGTAAGTAGACTTCTTCTCAGGAGAGATCAGCACATAGACATGATGCTCTACGGAGGTAAGTTGTTTGTCCTTGATGAGTTCAAGAACCTTGTGGCCATTGATGTTGGAGAGGACAACGATAATGGCAAGCTAAGCATCTCTCAGGTTGAGTGCCTCATTGAGACTCCGTCTCTTACCTTCAGTTTGATGCAGAATGGCGTGACTTCCATCAATCATGTTCTGGTTGAATCACATGGTGCAGTGCTTATGATCCGTACGACATTCTTTGGTATGCCATCTGATGATAACACGGGATCAACTAAGCCAGTAGGGATTCAATTCAAGGTGTTTTGAGGCAGACTTCCATTCGTTAAGGTGGGTGGGTGTGACAAGCCTTGGTGATGATAAGGCACTGTACATCAGCCAAAGCTACTCGCGATCTGTCTTTGTGTCTCTGTACAAGCTAAAGGGGAACTGTATCTTCATCCTGGATGATGGCACTTGCGACTGGTTCTGGAATGGCAAGACAAATTCTTATGCTATGCACAGCATGACTGACGGCAGGACCTACTTACCGATGCCCTCAGGTTCGTTCAAGGGTGGGAAGGCACCAGCGGCATGGCTCTTCCCTACCTCGTTAATGTGAGAAGCCTTGCAGTTGCAAGTGACCATGTGGCTGATGTTGTATACTATCCGAACTTTCAATTGGCCATTTACTTTCTCCATACGATATCCCAGGATGTTATATGAGCTCTGGGCGCTTTGTTTTGAGCCTTGTGTTACtactgaaaaatggaggctggCAGTGGCCGTCTTCCTCAGCATTTTTATTTTCGGTCATGTGTTGCTATTTGCTACGTCAAGCTGATGCTTGATTGTGTTCTTCTGTGAGCTAAGCTGGATCCGAATCAACTGGTATCAATGCTTAATGCTGTTTGTCATTGATGCATCTGCATGTGTCTGTATAACTTATTATTACTGAATTTGGCTTCATTGCTTCAAGGCACCAGCACTATTATTTACTGAATTAGACATGTCCTTTCTCATGAAATGGCACCAAGGAGATTTCATTACTCAATTATAACAGGATGTGCAGAACCACCTTGTCCCAATGAACATTAAATACTTCCCTTACCATTTTTTAAACCTGATTTATGAATGTTGTTGCCTCGATTTTTTACTAGTCATCTCTCTGATACAAGTTGCTTTGTTTTGTATGCTCAACATATCATTAGATCTGTAACTTGGCCATTTGGACCGAGAGGTTCTTTCCCTGCTTTTACTAAGGACAGATGTAGTGTTAGCTGGATGGAAGCAATCTGGAAGTAATCGCTTGGTGATTCTCTAACCAATGCAGCAGGAGTGGCAGTCACCTTTCAGGTTTGGATTCAGAAAATTGCGATGAAGAAACTAACTGCAAGT is part of the Panicum hallii strain FIL2 chromosome 2, PHallii_v3.1, whole genome shotgun sequence genome and encodes:
- the LOC112879638 gene encoding uncharacterized protein LOC112879638 encodes the protein MVPFSAYLTANPSSSPRTWAITAPVGCGEWLVFLCDGTYSLKNPCSKVTLTLPKLSCLCLIEEPEDIVNLTVTLGGEMPQESLDMDAEMPVYKLVVCSSLLVAAIVNLGPVYTIALCRPGANSWFVSRLLLRRDQHIDMMLYGGKLFVLDEFKNLVAIDVGEDNDNGKLSISQVECLIETPSLTFSLMQNGVTSINHVLVESHGAVLMIRTTFFGMPSDDNTGSTKPVGIQFKVF